Proteins from a genomic interval of Sphingobacterium sp. SYP-B4668:
- a CDS encoding aspartate aminotransferase family protein codes for MNQYNESKKWLDRASNVLAGGVSSEFRKYNHPHALFYKEGRGTTIVDMDGNQYLDFTLSQGPLILGHSHPEVLEAVHTYSKEGQLYAGQHTQEVELAEKLCELIPSAELVRFCLDGSEAVQTAFRVARAKTGRRKFLRFEGHYHGWLDNVAWGISTPSMADLQSYENPVCFPWSSGIAETSRSEFIIIPWNDLALLEATVQEHHEQLAAIITEPVMCNSGCIPPTEGFLAGLRSICDRYGIALVFDEVITGFRLGLGGAQTYYGITPDLSIFAKAMGSGYPISAIVGKSSWMDAVANSRVIHAGTMNSGNPTVAASLATVKVLQREQPYKRMFALGQRLMKGLENAAIQTGQNLVVSGLGPMFNTSFSDAGKATHYRDTLKSDKAKLNAFIVGMQDKGIRIIGRGLWYISAVHTEEEIDRAIAVATQVLQELK; via the coding sequence ATGAACCAATACAATGAATCAAAGAAGTGGTTGGATAGAGCATCGAATGTTCTAGCAGGAGGAGTATCTTCCGAATTTCGTAAATACAATCATCCCCATGCGCTTTTCTACAAAGAAGGGCGAGGCACTACAATCGTAGACATGGATGGTAACCAGTACCTAGATTTCACCCTAAGCCAAGGACCTTTGATTTTGGGTCATTCGCACCCTGAGGTATTAGAGGCCGTACATACATATTCCAAAGAAGGCCAACTCTATGCTGGTCAGCATACCCAAGAAGTTGAACTTGCCGAAAAGCTTTGTGAACTTATTCCATCCGCGGAGTTGGTAAGATTTTGCTTGGATGGTTCCGAGGCTGTACAGACTGCATTTAGAGTTGCACGGGCAAAGACTGGTAGACGTAAATTTTTACGTTTCGAGGGCCATTATCACGGTTGGTTAGACAATGTCGCTTGGGGAATTTCGACACCAAGCATGGCTGATTTGCAAAGTTATGAGAATCCAGTATGTTTTCCGTGGTCATCGGGTATAGCCGAGACAAGTAGATCCGAATTCATCATTATACCTTGGAATGATCTGGCTTTATTGGAAGCCACTGTCCAAGAACATCATGAGCAATTGGCGGCCATTATTACGGAGCCGGTGATGTGCAATAGCGGTTGTATTCCGCCGACCGAAGGATTCTTAGCTGGGCTACGGTCTATTTGCGATCGATATGGGATTGCCTTGGTTTTTGATGAAGTTATTACGGGATTCAGACTAGGTTTAGGTGGTGCACAGACTTATTATGGGATTACTCCCGATCTTTCTATTTTCGCCAAGGCCATGGGGAGCGGTTACCCTATCAGTGCAATAGTAGGCAAATCATCTTGGATGGATGCAGTGGCCAACTCGCGAGTGATACATGCCGGTACTATGAATTCTGGAAACCCGACAGTCGCGGCCTCCTTAGCCACGGTGAAGGTTTTACAAAGAGAACAACCCTATAAACGGATGTTCGCATTGGGCCAACGATTGATGAAGGGCTTAGAGAATGCAGCTATCCAAACAGGTCAAAATCTAGTTGTCAGCGGCTTGGGACCTATGTTCAATACTTCCTTCAGTGATGCAGGGAAGGCTACCCATTATCGTGATACCCTAAAAAGTGATAAAGCCAAGCTTAACGCATTTATAGTGGGTATGCAAGATAAGGGCATTCGAATAATTGGACGTGGCTTATGGTATATTAGCGCTGTCCATACAGAAGAAGAAATTGACAGAGCAATCGCTGTCGCAACACAAGTGCTACAGGAATTGAAATAA
- a CDS encoding MFS transporter, with product MTIRSISKFRPWLIVGLLFIIALLNYIDRTMITTMRSSIVGSIPMSDAEFGLLTAVFLWVYGIFSPFAGFLADRYSKSRVILFSLFVWSLVTWMTSFATSFHELLLTRALMGISEACYIPAALSLIMDYHKGPTRSMATGIHMAGIMAGQSLGFLGGWLAEDHSWNYAFTVFGIFGICYSIILIFLLKDAPKSHDKVTEIVAEKVKFGLSLKVLFSNRSYLFIVLFFALISVVSWLIVGWLPTYFQEKFHLSQTQAGIYSTGYVFTAAIVGVLVGGALTDMWSRQNKKARIWVPFIGLCLAAPAIFIANYSSLLAVSLVCFILYTFVKSFTDTNTMPILSLVVDGRYRATGYGVLNFCGTLVGGIGLYFGGALRDADINLDVIFQFASLLIILAALCMLMVKPSPNLLAEK from the coding sequence ATGACAATTCGTTCGATCAGTAAATTCAGACCTTGGCTTATCGTTGGCCTCTTATTTATAATAGCATTGCTCAATTACATCGATAGGACCATGATTACAACCATGAGAAGTTCTATTGTCGGCTCTATTCCTATGAGTGACGCGGAGTTTGGATTACTTACCGCTGTATTTTTGTGGGTGTATGGTATCTTTAGCCCTTTTGCTGGCTTCTTAGCCGATCGGTATAGCAAGAGTCGAGTCATTCTATTTAGTTTGTTTGTATGGTCTTTAGTCACCTGGATGACTTCATTTGCCACGAGTTTCCATGAGCTGTTGCTGACACGCGCTTTGATGGGGATTAGTGAAGCTTGTTATATCCCTGCTGCACTCTCCTTAATTATGGATTATCATAAGGGGCCTACTCGTTCTATGGCTACGGGTATTCATATGGCAGGTATAATGGCGGGACAAAGTTTAGGCTTTTTGGGCGGCTGGTTGGCCGAAGACCATTCTTGGAACTATGCTTTTACCGTGTTCGGTATCTTTGGAATTTGCTACTCCATCATCTTGATATTTTTGCTAAAGGATGCCCCTAAATCTCACGATAAAGTGACGGAAATAGTAGCAGAAAAAGTTAAATTTGGACTATCATTAAAGGTGCTTTTTAGTAACAGATCGTACCTTTTTATTGTCCTCTTTTTTGCATTGATTAGTGTTGTATCTTGGCTTATTGTTGGTTGGTTGCCGACTTATTTTCAGGAGAAATTCCATCTTTCCCAGACGCAGGCAGGAATTTATTCCACAGGATACGTATTTACGGCCGCTATTGTGGGCGTGTTGGTTGGAGGTGCGCTCACAGATATGTGGAGTCGACAAAATAAGAAGGCGCGGATATGGGTTCCCTTTATCGGACTATGTTTGGCTGCGCCCGCTATTTTTATCGCAAATTATTCTTCACTGTTAGCCGTATCATTGGTTTGTTTTATTCTTTATACTTTTGTGAAATCGTTTACCGATACCAACACAATGCCTATCTTGAGTTTAGTTGTTGATGGTCGCTATCGCGCAACAGGATACGGCGTGCTAAATTTTTGCGGAACTTTAGTTGGAGGTATAGGATTATACTTTGGCGGAGCACTGCGAGACGCAGATATTAATTTAGATGTCATCTTTCAATTTGCATCGCTTCTCATCATATTAGCTGCACTGTGTATGTTAATGGTCAAACCTAGTCCTAATCTTCTGGCTGAAAAATAA